In Legionella sp. PATHC035, a genomic segment contains:
- a CDS encoding ATP-grasp domain-containing protein has protein sequence MNRPVVIVDPLSSGIELAPAFKARGIPALAIMHKPVDWDGFGTKIRTTDFIEIIPEQPNLVEVLRKYNPLAIIPGAEEGVPLADALASALTPQFANDPNKSAHRLHKALMQKALQEAGVPALKTLNTSSEYEAETWIKANGLIQSPLIIKPPASAGSDKVFHIPARGDWKKAFNCVLSEPSKLTGTMNESVVVQEQAIGIEFAVGTVSAHGKHYLAHLIKYNKTLFNHRKTVYDYVEFVPYSEKMYGELFAYTQQALDALGIRWGAAHNEIMLTKDGPRLIETGTRMCGGPVVGFAREATGSSQADKLVEIYTEGDVVTKKMIFKKTVMPVFLKSPAQGRIFNVEALAAISKLPTFFNQHVWFKNGDLVPQTVDYLTSLGIVGLTGDRELILLDYEKIRNMESKLVIQES, from the coding sequence ATGAATAGGCCTGTCGTCATTGTCGATCCCCTCTCATCAGGAATAGAGTTGGCTCCTGCTTTTAAAGCGCGTGGGATACCTGCTCTTGCAATCATGCATAAACCAGTAGATTGGGATGGATTTGGTACAAAAATTCGAACCACCGATTTTATCGAAATCATTCCAGAACAACCTAATTTGGTCGAGGTGCTTAGAAAGTACAACCCACTGGCCATTATTCCTGGTGCTGAGGAGGGAGTTCCCCTTGCGGACGCTTTGGCTAGCGCGTTAACCCCTCAGTTCGCCAATGATCCCAACAAATCAGCGCACAGATTACACAAGGCTCTAATGCAAAAAGCGTTGCAGGAAGCGGGGGTTCCTGCCCTCAAGACACTCAATACCTCATCGGAGTATGAAGCGGAAACTTGGATTAAAGCAAACGGATTGATTCAGTCGCCGCTGATAATTAAACCGCCAGCTTCTGCTGGCAGCGATAAGGTTTTTCACATTCCAGCACGAGGTGATTGGAAAAAGGCATTTAACTGCGTTTTATCTGAACCATCTAAACTAACTGGAACAATGAATGAATCCGTTGTTGTGCAGGAGCAGGCTATAGGGATTGAATTTGCAGTAGGTACCGTGAGTGCCCATGGAAAACATTATTTAGCCCATTTAATTAAATACAATAAGACCTTGTTTAATCATCGCAAAACGGTTTACGACTATGTTGAGTTTGTACCTTATAGTGAAAAAATGTATGGTGAATTATTTGCTTATACTCAACAAGCATTAGATGCTCTGGGAATTCGCTGGGGCGCGGCGCATAATGAAATAATGCTCACTAAGGACGGACCTCGTCTCATAGAAACAGGAACCAGAATGTGTGGCGGCCCAGTGGTCGGCTTCGCTCGAGAGGCTACGGGCAGTAGTCAAGCAGATAAATTAGTTGAGATCTATACCGAAGGTGATGTGGTAACCAAAAAAATGATATTCAAAAAAACGGTTATGCCTGTTTTTTTGAAATCACCCGCTCAAGGGAGAATATTCAATGTCGAAGCCCTTGCTGCCATTTCTAAATTGCCCACATTTTTTAATCAGCATGTTTGGTTTAAAAATGGTGACCTTGTTCCCCAAACAGTAGACTATCTAACCAGTCTTGGCATTGTTGGGTTGACTGGTGACCGAGAGTTAATTTTATTAGATTATGAAAAAATTCGAAATATGGAGTCGAAATTGGTTATCCAGGAATCTTAG